One Procambarus clarkii isolate CNS0578487 chromosome 15, FALCON_Pclarkii_2.0, whole genome shotgun sequence DNA segment encodes these proteins:
- the LOC138365013 gene encoding ice nucleation protein-like produces the protein MTINGFLAPSINGYLASSINGYLASTINGYFATSIDGYLAMSINGYLAPTINEFLAPSINGYLASIINGYLASNINGYFATSINGYLASSINGYLALSINGYFALSINGYLATIINGYLASSINGYLALSINGYLATSINGYLASSINGYLAPSINGYLASSINGYLP, from the coding sequence atgACCATCAACGGGTTCTTAgccccgagcatcaacgggtacttagcctcgagcatcaacgggtacttagcctcgaccaTCAACGGGTACTTTGCCACGAGCATTGACGGGTACTTAGCcatgagcatcaacgggtacttagccccgACCATCAACGAGTTCTTAGCCCCGAGCATCAACGGTTACTTAGCCTCgatcatcaacgggtacttagcctcgaacaTTAACGGGTACTttgccacgagcatcaacgggtacttagcctcgagcatcaacgggtacttagccttgagcatcaacgggtactttgcATTGAGCATCAACGGATACTTAGCCACGATcatcaacgggtatttagcctcgagcatcaacgggtacttagccttgagcatcaacggatacttagccacgagcatcaacgggtacttagcctcgagtatCAACGGATACTTAgccccgagcatcaacgggtacttagcctcgagcatcaacgggtacttaccctag